GCATCTCTTCCTTCCCGGCAACAATTGTAGCAATCTGATATTGTGAGCTGTCTGCACCTGTGGTGTCCAGATAGTTGGTAGAATCCGTGATCGGTGCCGGGTTCACCTTCATCCCGTTCTTGTAGACATTGTAAGCGATTTCATCCGAATCCGTATTCAAGTACCTCCAGCTCACAAAAACACCGCCATCCGTCAGAACAGCCACCAAGCCACGGTCCAGATATTCTGCCTGACGGGCAGGAAGATTCCCTGTAGTTGCTGCGTGTGCCGGAGCAGGCGGGAGGGCAAGCGGTAAGACAAGCAGACAGGATAATATGAATGTGAGCAAGGATTTCTGAACAGACCTCTTTTTTCTACCCATGTACTTCACTCCTCCTATTATTCTAAAATCAATTTAGAAATCAGGGGACACTTGTGCAGATGCTCTCATAGTTGTCTTCCGGCTTGAGCTTGAGCACTCCCGCCTCCTTTCCTGGTAACATTCATATGGAGCGTAACAAATAATAGGGATTCATTCTGCTCAAAAAAAAGCACTTTCAGCCTAGAATCGACTATTATAACGGCTAAGCCAGGTTCCAATATGTGGTATCATAAAGGATATGTTTGGTTAGGGGAGTGTTTATGGCAGAGGAACATGGAGCTTCAATTGAAGGAATGGAACAGGAATATGTACATATTCTTTTCGGCATGTCGGATGCGGGTTCTTTAAAAGTAGCGCTTAGTGCCCTCGGTAAACGTGAGACAAGCCAAGTTCTGGCTTTTAATGAATTATTCTCAATTGGGCCTTTATCAGGGTTGGACACCATAACCGGAATGCAGAACAGGCATCTTTGGATAATGGAACGAGATGAGAATTACAGCCTTAGCCAGCACCATAACCAAGAGAATCAGCTTGTCCATATGGCACAGACCGTGAAAGCGCGCTGGATGAGGTAATTCTGAGGTCCGTTACTGAACTGAAAGTGGAGCAAGAGCGCAATCAGGGCAGAAAGGGATTTGTTAGTGCAGGGGGTGTCTTCATCCGCGTGTTAGAGTTAATAATTCTTCAGCCATTCAAGTGGTCAAAAAAATAGCGCAGCGGCCCTCCTTATGAGAAAATCGCTGCGCTATTTGATTACTTCATATACAATTCCACCAGCTTATAACAACGCTCCTTCGTTACTGAAGCCAAGGTCGCCGCGTACTCCAGCCCCTCCATCGTTCCGCCTTTATATTTGGCAGCTGCTTCCTCTGCTGCTTTATCGCGTTCCTTGATCCAGCTTAGCTGCTCCTCTTTCAGTTTCGCCATATCGGCTTCGGTAAGCTGCGCTTTAAGCTCCTGGTAGATTTCATTTAGCGCCTTGTCCCAGCGTTCATGCTCCTTGGAGGCGGCCTCCTTCATGTCTGCCGTTACACCGCTGGCTGACATCGCCTTCAGATCGCTTAGTCCTTCTTCAATCTTATCCAGCTTGTCAAAATAAGTCTGCCGCTGGGATTCCCCCGCCGCTGCACTGGCCTGCGGAGTGGCTTCAGGCGCGGCTGTCTGCGCAGGAGCCTGTGCCGTAGCTTCCGGTGCGGGCTCTACGGTAGCCTCAGATGCCGGTTCCGGCGTGACCTCTGGTGTAACCTCCGGGCTTGCCGTCGCTGCTTGTCCGGTCTCTGCCGTAGCCGCCGCACCGCCATTTGCCGCCTCGTTATTGCCGCAGCCAGCCAGTAAGAGACTGGAGATGAGCATGGTAGTCAGAATTGCTTTTCGCATAAGTCCTCATCCTGTCATTGGTTTATAGTTGAGACTCTATTGTATACCGGCTGTTCATAAGCCGTCTTGAGAGTTATTACCTGATTTCACCCGGGTGTAATCATTTTTTGAAACGCTTGGAAGCGCGGACGGCCGAATATTACTGCTTGACAGCACTTTGGGATCGGAGTAGTATTTTGAAATACTTCTACATACAACGAAGCATTATTTACTCTCACAGAAAGGCGGTTCACCCATGATTGAAGCATTACGCAAGCTCGGCTTATCCGACCTGGAAGCCCGCTGTTATCTGGCGCTGCACGGGCAGCCGCCCTCCTCGGGTTATGAGGTCGCCAAGCAGGTGTCCGTGTCCCGCTCCAATGTATACGCCGCACTACGCAGTCTGGTAGATAAAGGAGTCTGCCGGACAATCGAAGGCGAGCCGGTTACCTTTGCTGCAATTCCAGTCCGTCAGGTCGTCAAGCTGCTTCAGGCAGAGTTTGAGCGCACCGCCCGCCTGCTGGAGAACGAGCTGACCCACCTGCCTGCCGCACCGCCATTCTTCAGCAACTGGAAGGGAGATGCACAGGTCGGTCTGGCAGTAAAGCGTCTTGCTGCCAATGCCAGCGAGGAGATTCTGGCAGATATCTGGGCGGAGGATCTGCACCGGATAGAAGACACACTGCTTGCCGCCGAAGAACGGGGCATTGCCGTCCACCTGATGGTGATAGGCGACATACCTACAGCGCTGTCGCGTGTCATTGTGCATAGTGTTCCGGCAGGCGGGCCGAAGACCTCCCGGAACTTCTCTCTCCTGCTGGATAAGGAGACCTCTCTGCTGGGCAGCTTCACCCGCCACGGGCAGGCTTCTGCATTGGAGAGCAACCATCCGGCTGTGCTGGATGTCCTTCAGACGTCTTATTATCACGATGTCGTGATGATGCGCATTGAGCAGGATTTCGCCCTGGAGCTGGAGGCGCGTTATGGCAAGAATTACTCCTTAATATTCCAGGAACACCCAGAAATGCGCGGGCGGAAGCCAGCCCCCGAATCGGAACCTAATCCAGATTGCTTGGAGGATGACTCCCATTGAATAGATTGAATACACCGGATATGACTACTTCACACTCATCTGTACTGCATAACCGCTCGTTCCTGCGCCTATGGATCGCGCGGATCTTCTCCACCAGTGCCTTCCAGATGCTGTCGGTGGCGATTGGCTGGCAGATGTATGCGCTGACCGGCAGCGCCTACCAGCTTGGACTGGTCGGGCTGGCCCAATTCCTGCCCATGCTGCTGCTGACATTGCCTGCCGGACAGACGGCTGACCGCTATGACCGCCGAACCATTGTGTTCCTGTGCCAGCTTACAGAGTGCCTCATCGTGCTGATGCTTGTCCTCGGCAGCATCGAAGGCTGGCTCAGCGCGGTCCAACTGCTGGCAGCCGCAGCAGTACTTGGTGCATGCCGTACCTTCGAGAGTCCGGCCTCGGCAGCGCTGGTGCCGGACATTGTGGATCGGGAGCAGCTTCCGAAGGCAGCGGCATGGTCCGCGTCTGCTATGCAGACGGCGATGATCGTGGGCCCGTCGCTCGGAGGTGTCCTCGTCGTCTGGGGTACGGCTGCCGCCTATCTCGCCTCGCTTGCCGCGCTGCTGGTATCTACGGTGCTAATCTTCTTCGTCAAGACCGTCCATTTCGTCAAGAAGCTGGACGCGGTCAGCATGGACACCTTTCTCAGCGGCTTGCGGTTTGTCTTCGCCCGCAAGATTATCCTGGGTACAATCTCGCTGGACCTGTTCGCTGTACTGCTTGGCGGGGCCACGGCACTGCTGCCAATCTTCGCCGAGGATATCCTGAAGACCGGCTCGCTCGGTCTTGGTTTGCTGCGCTCCGCCCCGGCGGTAGGTGCGATTATCGTCTCGCTCATCCTGACCCGCTATTCGGTGGAACGGGCCATCGGCCGGATGCTGTTCGCCTCGCTGGTCGTCTTCGCCCTGGCAACGATGCTGTTCGGCATCTCCCACAGCTTCTGGCTGTCCCTGTTCGCGCTGGTTCTGATCGGCGGCTCGGATGTCGTGAGTGTCGTTATCCGCTCGACACTGGTGCAGGTCAACACGCCGCAGGAAATGCAGGGCCGGGTAAACGCAGTGAATTCGTTATTCATCGGTACCTCGAACCAGCTTGGCGAATTCGAGTCCGGCACCATGGCCGGGCTGGTCGGGGCTGTGCCTGCAACCGTGATCGGCGGAGTGGGCACCCTGATTATTACCGTGCTCTGGATGTACCGGTTCTTCCCGGTCCTCCGTACCCAGAAGACGTATACAGCGGAGGAGATTTGAACGCTCGAAAGGGGCTGCCGTTTGGCAGCCCCTCTTTACGAATTTATTTGTTTTGAGGCCCCCACAAAGTATCTGAATATACTTCGAAGCTTAAGCTCCACTTTGTGGGGATGGAAATTAGTGCTCCCCTTTAATCACAAAAAACGATCCCCGGATCGTACCGGCCAGCTTCGACTTCTGCCGCGCGAACTTGAACTTGTCCGCCAGCTCCTTCGGAATCTCCATCCCCTCTGAGAGCTTGAAGCCAACTGCCCGCTTCTTCGGGTCATCCACAGTGTACATCACGTTAAGGGCAAGACCATCCTCATAGAAAACGTAGGCGAACCGGATATTCTCCACCTGGAAGCGCGATGTTTGGAGTGGCTTGGCTGCAAATTCAAGACCCCGCTCCTTGCTCAGAATCCCGTTCACGTAATCCAGCGTCTCCTGGCTTTCACTGGCCGGAACGACTGTGAATTCATGCTTATACTTGTTCATGAAATACCGCGCCTCATTCGCACGCAGACCCGCCAGCGCCTCAGCAACGGGCGACGACTCCAGACCTTGCACAGATACTTCTTTGAAATCAACTGTATACGCCATAGTTAGTTATCCTCCATTACATTACTTTAGTTTCTGACGACCGGAATCCACATTTCACCATACAGCGAGCCGTCACGCCGTCCCATCTCCACAGCCGTATTGGGCCCGCCCACGTAGGCGTACCCTTCTGCTTGCGGCAAGGCTTGTCCGAAGGCTATGCCCGTCACGGTATTGCTTAATTCCTCAGTCGTCGCTCCTTCTCCTGCCACTACGAGGTATTCCCCTTTCGGGAACTGGATCACCCGGGCCTCTTGCGGAATCTGCGCGGCTGCATCAGCCATTACCCCGGCGTAATGCATCATTTTGCCGTTCACTGCTTCGTTTACTACAAACACATATTCATTCGCCGCAATCCCTTTTAATAAGTCGAGCCTGCCATCATCACTGACTGCCTGCCAAAAATCCATCTTCTCCTTATAGATCCCCGCATAGTCCGTATAATCACTCTTAAGATCAACGCCCAGACCAATCACCGTAAAGCTGTCTTTCTCTTCAATAGTGTACCCTGCCATTGTCATATCCCGCCTTTATTCATATTTGTGTTCCTCACCTGCTATGTATATGATAACCTTAAATCATGTCAAAAAATGAACCTGTTTAGGAGCCGCGATGAAAAAAGTAGAACGGATCAACATCATCATGCGGTACATTAACAATCGTGCCCATTTTACCCTGACGGAAATCATGCGGGAATTCAACATTTCACGTTCGACCGCCCAGCGGGATATCCGGGAAATCGAGGCTCTGGGTATGCCGCTGGTTGCTGAGGTGGGCCGGGATGGCGGGTATTCCGTCATGCGTAACTCTATCCTTCCGGTGGTCCGGTTCACGGATAACGAGGTCAAAGCGCTGTTCATTGCCTTCATGGCGACAAGAAACGGCCAACTTCCTTATCTCAAAAGCCGCCAGTCGCTGACGGAGAAATTACTGGGGCTCATCTCGGAGAATCAGCAGGAGGAGCTTGTTCTTCTCAATCAGATCCTGCTGTTCGAGGGCACCCATCCGGGCAATCCTGATCTGCTGGATCTGTCTGATCTCCCCCACCCTATGCTGGACAAGCTGATCCGGCTCCTGCTGGCGGACCGCTATCTGCTACTCACCTGCCGGGAAGAGCAACAGGATATCACATATGCTGTGTATCTTTTACGTCTCTATCAGGAGAAAAGCCTGTGGCTCATCGAGTCCTTCGACCTGGACGCCTCCAGAAAACGGATCATCCCGGTTGATCAGCTTACGGATGTGATCCCCTCCCCCGAACCCAAGAGGCTGAGCACCAAAAAAATTCAGGAGAAGCTAAGCAAGCAGCAGGTAAAAAACAACCTTGTCCTGGAGCTCGGTCCCCGGGCCATTGCCCAATACCGCAAATATCACCCGTTCCGGGTTGCGCTGTCCTACACCAATCCCTATCAGACTACCGCTATCCTGAAGATGGATGTCGAGGTCAATCGGATGGAGGAGCTGAAGGAGATCACAAACTGGCTGTTGTTCCTGGGCGATGATCTTAAGATGAAGGAAATCCCGGAGGAAGTACGGGCGGAGCTGCAAGCGAGGGTAGATTTGTTTCAGACTTAGGGAGTGTGCGGCCCGCCTACTGTTGCGTTCGCCGCGATCCAATGTGTTCTGTTTTCCGACTACATTCGGCCCGTTTGCCATCCCGCTGTCCAATGTGATCGGTTTAATACGAAAATAAAAGTACCGGAAAATGCGCAGCAGAACGGGTTTTGACAAAAAAAGACCCACCGCCCCAAAAAAACGTTT
The window above is part of the Paenibacillus sp. FSL H8-0048 genome. Proteins encoded here:
- a CDS encoding DUF1835 domain-containing protein, whose protein sequence is MAEEHGASIEGMEQEYVHILFGMSDAGSLKVALSALGKRETSQVLAFNELFSIGPLSGLDTITGMQNRHLWIMERDENYSLSQHHNQENQLVHMAQTVKARWMR
- a CDS encoding lysozyme inhibitor LprI family protein, which encodes MRKAILTTMLISSLLLAGCGNNEAANGGAAATAETGQAATASPEVTPEVTPEPASEATVEPAPEATAQAPAQTAAPEATPQASAAAGESQRQTYFDKLDKIEEGLSDLKAMSASGVTADMKEAASKEHERWDKALNEIYQELKAQLTEADMAKLKEEQLSWIKERDKAAEEAAAKYKGGTMEGLEYAATLASVTKERCYKLVELYMK
- a CDS encoding TrmB family transcriptional regulator translates to MIEALRKLGLSDLEARCYLALHGQPPSSGYEVAKQVSVSRSNVYAALRSLVDKGVCRTIEGEPVTFAAIPVRQVVKLLQAEFERTARLLENELTHLPAAPPFFSNWKGDAQVGLAVKRLAANASEEILADIWAEDLHRIEDTLLAAEERGIAVHLMVIGDIPTALSRVIVHSVPAGGPKTSRNFSLLLDKETSLLGSFTRHGQASALESNHPAVLDVLQTSYYHDVVMMRIEQDFALELEARYGKNYSLIFQEHPEMRGRKPAPESEPNPDCLEDDSH
- a CDS encoding MFS transporter gives rise to the protein MNRLNTPDMTTSHSSVLHNRSFLRLWIARIFSTSAFQMLSVAIGWQMYALTGSAYQLGLVGLAQFLPMLLLTLPAGQTADRYDRRTIVFLCQLTECLIVLMLVLGSIEGWLSAVQLLAAAAVLGACRTFESPASAALVPDIVDREQLPKAAAWSASAMQTAMIVGPSLGGVLVVWGTAAAYLASLAALLVSTVLIFFVKTVHFVKKLDAVSMDTFLSGLRFVFARKIILGTISLDLFAVLLGGATALLPIFAEDILKTGSLGLGLLRSAPAVGAIIVSLILTRYSVERAIGRMLFASLVVFALATMLFGISHSFWLSLFALVLIGGSDVVSVVIRSTLVQVNTPQEMQGRVNAVNSLFIGTSNQLGEFESGTMAGLVGAVPATVIGGVGTLIITVLWMYRFFPVLRTQKTYTAEEI
- a CDS encoding phage tail protein, giving the protein MAYTVDFKEVSVQGLESSPVAEALAGLRANEARYFMNKYKHEFTVVPASESQETLDYVNGILSKERGLEFAAKPLQTSRFQVENIRFAYVFYEDGLALNVMYTVDDPKKRAVGFKLSEGMEIPKELADKFKFARQKSKLAGTIRGSFFVIKGEH
- a CDS encoding GyrI-like domain-containing protein; translation: MAGYTIEEKDSFTVIGLGVDLKSDYTDYAGIYKEKMDFWQAVSDDGRLDLLKGIAANEYVFVVNEAVNGKMMHYAGVMADAAAQIPQEARVIQFPKGEYLVVAGEGATTEELSNTVTGIAFGQALPQAEGYAYVGGPNTAVEMGRRDGSLYGEMWIPVVRN
- a CDS encoding helix-turn-helix transcriptional regulator produces the protein MKKVERINIIMRYINNRAHFTLTEIMREFNISRSTAQRDIREIEALGMPLVAEVGRDGGYSVMRNSILPVVRFTDNEVKALFIAFMATRNGQLPYLKSRQSLTEKLLGLISENQQEELVLLNQILLFEGTHPGNPDLLDLSDLPHPMLDKLIRLLLADRYLLLTCREEQQDITYAVYLLRLYQEKSLWLIESFDLDASRKRIIPVDQLTDVIPSPEPKRLSTKKIQEKLSKQQVKNNLVLELGPRAIAQYRKYHPFRVALSYTNPYQTTAILKMDVEVNRMEELKEITNWLLFLGDDLKMKEIPEEVRAELQARVDLFQT